The DNA sequence GTTTAAAGCCTCCGGCAACCTTGTTATGTCTGAATGCATTAGCAAGATCCCTATTAGAGTTACTGAAGATATGAATCGAGAGCTTTTGAAAGAGGTTTCTGATCAGGAAATTAAAGAAGCTACTTTCAGCCTTGGAAGTCTTAAGGCACCTGGTCCAGATGGATTAAATGGCCTTTTTTTCCAGAAGCATTGGGCAATTCTTCAGAAGGAGGTTTGTGAAGTTGTTAAGGTCTTTTTTCGGGAAGGGGTCCTACCAAGTAGCATTGGAGATACTATTATAGTCTTGGTTCCTAAGACCAATTTTCCAGAATCTCTTAATCAACTTCGACTGATCAGCTGTTGCAACTTCATATATAAGATCATTTCTAAAGTGTTGGTTATTAGGCTTAGAAGAGTTATTGATGCGATTGTTTCACCTATCCAGAGTGCGTTTGTGGGGGGACGTCTCATTTAGGATAACATGGTGATAGTGTAGGAAATGTTTCATGCTTTAAATACAAAAGGGCAGTTTGCTTCCAGGAATTTAGCTGTTAAGATTGATATGAATAAAGCCTATGACAGGGTTGAATGGTCATTCCTAGAAGCAACTCTGAATGCTTTTGGGTTTAATCCGCACTGGATCAAGTTGATTATGATGTGTGTCTCGCAGGTTTCTTATAAAATTAAGATCAATGGTGTTTTGTCGAGGAGGTTTATGCCGCAGAGGGGACTAAGGCAGGGAGACCCCCTTTCTCCATACCTGTTTATCATAGCAGCTAAAGTTTTTACTATTCTCATGGACAAGGCTAAAGAAGAGGGTAGAATCTCTGGTGTCAAAATTGCTCCCACTGCTCCAGCCATTTCTTATCTCCTCTTTGCAGATGATTGCATTATCTTATCGAAGGCTAGTGAGGAGGAAGTTTATCAGCTCGTTACTATTTTAAATATGTATACAGAAGCCTCAGGGCAGCGAATAAATGTTGACAAGTCTGGTATTACGTTTGGCAACCAGGTTCTGATCAGAAATAGAGTAGAAATAGAAGAGATCTTAGGGTTGCCGGCTTGGGATCAACCAGGCAAGTACCTGGGTCTTCCAGCCCAGTGGGGCAGATCTAAGAATAAAGCTCTGAGGTGGATTGAGGGACGAGTGACTGTTAAGCTTTGCAGTTGGAGAGAAAAACTGCTTTCTCAGTCTGGGAGGGAGGTTCTCATCAAATCGATTATTCAAGCGATATCTGCCTATGCTATGAATGTCGTCCTCTTTCCTAAAGGTTTTTGTCATCGCCTTTGTCAAAAAGTGGCTAAATTTTGGTGGGCCTCTACTGGTAAGGATAGGGGTATCCATTGGAGAAGTTGGGATAAAATTTGTGCTAGCAAAAGGGATGGAGGAATTGGTTTTAAGGATTTTTATAGTCAAAATTTAGCACACTTGGCAAAACAATCATGGAGAGTTTTCGAATGCCCTAATGCGGTATGGGTTCAGGTGCTTAAGGCTGTCTATTTCCCAAATGAGGATTTTAAAGTAACTAAGGCGGGAAGGGAAGCATCTTGGATCTGGAAAAGTATTGTGCATGGTAAGGATTTCCTTTTGAGAAATGGGAGATGGTTGGTTGGGAATGGAGAAAGAGTGCGAATTTTAGATGACAATTGGATATTGAACATGACGAACAGTCCTGTTGTTATGAATGATGATGTCACATTTGTAAAGGAGCTGATTAGTGAAGGATAGGGGTGGAATATAAGTGAGTTAAGGAAACATTTTGATGGAGATACTGTTGGGAAGATCATTAGAACTCCGGTGAGTGTTATTGGCAGAAAAGACAAGCTTAGTTGGCCTTTTAAACCAGATGGCAAGTATACTATCAAAACGGGTTACCATGCTGCCAGGAAAGAACAGTATCTTGCTAATAGCAATAGCCCATCAACCAGTGATGACTTTAAGGATTTATGGAGAGACATTTGGAAATTAAAAGTGCCTCAAAAGATTAGAACCTTTCTATGGCGGGCCTCGCATAACATTTTGCCGGTGTTCCAAAATCTTTATAATAAGAAAATCTCTAACACTCCTACCTGTCCTATTTGTTTGCAGGAACTAGAGTCCACTGAGCATGCGCTTCTACTCTACCCTTGGACAAGGGCTGCGTGGTTCGGAGCTCAAATCCAGTGCTGTCCTACGGCCTATACTATATCATCTTTTGGGAAATGGGTAATGGATCTTTTTAAAAGTATGAAGATTGGCACAGGAACTGATTATGAGCTGTGTAGCAGCAGAGTTGGTTTTTTGGTATGGGAGGTTTGGAAAGCACGAAATCAGGCAGTGCATCACAGGTCTAAACCTAGTCCTTTACTAGTAATTTAAAATGCTAAACAAATGGAAATTGATTTTGCAGATGTTGTAGAAGAACCAGCTATAAGTTTTAATTATGATAGAAGGACAGATAGAAGGGTTACCTGGAGACCGCCTCCGCCAGGATGGATTAAGTGTAATGTGAATGCAGCATTTCGTGAAGTGTACTCTGGAGGAGCAACATCGGTAGTATTCAGAGACCATGCTGGAAGCCTTCTCACAGCTTCAAATCATAGAATTGCAGCTTCCTCACCTCTAGCTGCGGAAGCATTTGCGGTTAGGGAAGCATTAATAATGGCTAAAAACTTTCAACTGGATAGAATTATTTTTGAATCTGACAGTTTGATACTCATACAAGCTTTAAAATCAAAAGCCTCAATTGCAGAAATTCAAGTTATTTTGGATGACATTTTGGAATTAGTGCGAAGTATCACAAATTGTGGGTTTACCTGGGTGCCGAgagaagggaatggcttagCACATGAAGTAGCCAGGCTTACTGCTGACGGTTCTCTTCAACAGAATTGGCTCAGGTGCAAGCCACAAATCATCATCAACATTTTGGCAGAAGAGCACTATATGTCTCTGCAACTGGCAAACAGATCATGAGTATGATGacttttttgttcttttttggATGTGTATAAATTAAATCAGGCAGGGAATTAATTAGATTGCAGATTGAAAGTTTGGAGGCATTATGGATTTGCATTTTGGTACCTTGGTTGCTGCAAATGATGCGCTGCTAAATTCTTCAGTGATGAAGTCCAGCCCCATAGATTGCCAGAGACCAGAACTTTTGAACAAGAGACTGATAGAGGGCAAAATTCTTCTCTGTAGATACTCTTTCAACTTTATTTCTGGTTTAGCATCAATAAAGAAAGTCTCTGAAACAGCAAAGGCCCTGGTGCAGTTGGATTTGTTTTTTGTGTTGAAAACGTTTTCCCCAGAAACACGATTTGACCCAATTCCTGTTGGCCTTTCTGGGATTGTTATCGTAGATGTCAGAAACTTGAAGGAACTTGTTGATCATCATAATATTTCTACACCAAGAGATTGGATCGGACGAGTTCAGAGTTTCACAGGGAAAGGTAAAATTGGAGATGGTTTGAGGGCCAAATGTAAAGGACTTCAGCTTCCAAGAGCCAGATCTCCTCAAACCAGATATATTAGCTCCTGGTTCATTGATTTGGGCTGCTTGGAGTCCAAATGCTATCGATAGGCCAAATTATGTTGGTGAAGGATTTGCCATGATATCTGGAACTAGTATGTCTGCGTCGCATATAGCTGGCATTGCTGCTCTCATAAAGCAGAAGCATCCACATTAGAGCCCTGCTGCCATTAAATCAGCCTTGATGTTGACAACATTGACATTAGATAGAGCAGAAAATCCTCTTCTAGCTCAACAACCTTCTGAAGCAGGAACTACAAAGCTTGTCAAAGCTACTCCATTTGTTTATTGAAGTGGACATGTTGATCTAAGACCTGCATTGGACCCTGGGCTGATCTTTGATGCAGGATATGAGGATTATCTAGGCTTTTTGTGCACAACACCAGGCATTCATGTTCATTAGATAAGGATCTACACTCACACACCCTTGTTTCTCTCCCTCTTGCTTACCATGCCTTCTGATAGTCCGGAGGGTGTTTTGAGGAGATGTTGATGCGGCTGCTAAGGGATGTGCCAGGGAGGCTGGATGCGAAAACCACAGACAGGGAACCAGCTAAGAGGGGAGAGTAGTCATGAACAACTAGATGCATGCATTCAGTTTCATCAAACAAGGAGATTGGCTTATGCTCTTTGGGGTCATGTTTCAGCTGACGTTTGGATCGGGTAGATGACTGAGGGTTAGGTGACTGGAGTATTGCTCAGATCTAGTCTCTTGAGGATTCTTCCAATTGTCTCTTTCCCTCATTCTGGAAGAAGTTGTCAATGGAAGCTTGCTGCAATGGCGGATATCTGCTCTGGGGTAACATGCAGTGGCTGTGGCCATTGAGTTTGGTAATGAGTTTGAAGCTTCAGCTGCAGAGTGGGAAAGGAGACCTCTTCCAACGCCGAGTTGGGTATAGGTCTAAGGATCTGATTTGGGAATCtagtttggtttggtttgggcCTGCCTGTTGGCCTGGACcttgccaaaaaaaaaaatagcatattaagacaaaaaaaatatatgtagaatcattaaaaattattatttttaattattaattaattatttttattaaaaaaattattaattatcaatatttaaaaatataaattaaaatatattattaaatttaaaaaattaaattaataattaaaatattttttaaatactgCATTCGAGTATAATTTTCAATTAAGATCGGATGTAGTTTAAAACTGTGTGAGTGGATATGGGCGTGAGTAGtgtataataaaaaagtaaaaaaattgtTCAATTATGTTGAGATATCCGAATTTTTTTcggatttaaataaaatacatataatgagatttgaaaattaattaatgttaaatttataaattttattacatGCAAATTTAACGATTTTAATTGAagaataatcaaattttttattttttattttattaattttctcactttaaatattaaaaatcttAGATTAGACGCAAATACTAAcgttattcctttttatttattttcttaaaagaTAGCAATGAATGGTGTAATCCGGACCACATAACTGCAGGATTCAATATCACCATCTGGCATCtgcaaattcaatttcccaaaCTATGTACTCACAAACATTAGTTAAGCACACAATCTACAATTAGTATCTACTGAAAACGTTAGTTAATAACTACCTAATAAGTCTTCAACATTGAAGAAAGTTATGCCTAAAAGAAAGTATCCGTCACCATAGAAGACAAGTTAGAACAAACAGAAATGCGTGGCCAACTCGTAACCAATTATGTTGCCACTAATTTTGTTGCGGAAAATCACCAGTTTAACTTCCCTTGCCTTGCCGACACATCAAAGCATATGTCCAAAACAGATATGTTGATTAAGATAAGCCTGGCCCCACGTTATTTCTAAAAAATTCTTGCATgatttttaaatatatctatCAAGTACTTGAAATTGACTTTTTGTGAAAGGAGAAACTAAAAATTTCATATTATTTCataaaatttcacaaaatttttaaaatagaaaatagcaaaatcaaaacaaaagaaaagaacaattagattctaattatttatcttaatttataatattaaatcattatataaaagttaaaaaaataattataatacaaaattaatatatttttttacatttatttatttatatattattactgtattaactaaaaataatttttttatatgcaaATAAACGAAGAGAAAATACTCGATTTGGTTATTGAGAAATTACAATTGagttttaatttagtttttaaaatttcaattgtcTTAATTTAATCTCAAAATTTTTCAACGAAAACCACCGCATGAACTAACAtgattaaaatttgaaaaattcaaAGACTAAATtgagataattaaaatttcaaagattAAATTAAGATTCTAGTGTAGTTTCAGGATCAAACTACAACTGTATAAAATTTTCTGTTCatcaaaataaactaaaaatgaAATCAGAAGTGAATAATCTTGCCATTATTTGCAACCACAATTTCCAGAGATATTTTCCATCTTAAAAATCTTTCTCCCAGCTATAAATTCGGGTAACAGCTCCTGCATCAACAGTATCACAAAAACCGAATCATTTGGCATCTCAGTAGAGAAAAGAACAGTTACTCATCAGCAATGGCTTCCGAGATCCCAGAGAAGAAGGAGGAGCAGCACTCCACAAGCGACCTGTTCTCGAGCGCCAAGTTGGTGGCAGAGGCGGCGCAGGCCAACTTCAGGGGGGAGGCAGACAAGGTGGACAAGGCAAAAGCTGCCGACGCAGCCGGAGACCTTCTTGACGCCGCCGGGCAGTATGGCAAGCTTGATGATCAGAAGGGCATAGGGCAGTATGTTGACAAAGCTGCTGATTATCTTCACAACTACCAGTCCAAGGAGGCAGCAGCTCCGTCATCGGAGCCTCCTAAAGAAGCTGAAGGAGAAGCACCAAAGTCTGGTGGTGGTGGCGGCGGCGGCCTTGGTGACTTTGCAAAGCTGGCTGGCGGCTTCTTGAAATAGGACTCTCTACTACTTAGCCGCTGCCATgttgtaataataataaccaaAGATATGTTATTTGTACAAAATTGAGTACACAAGATATGTTTATGGTGTAATAAGGGCTGTCACTTTTTTATGTTGTAGAATTCTTAGGGGAAAAAGGGGAGCTTACTTTGTTAACATTTGTAGCAAAATTTCACCATGGCTATATAAGTTTATGTATGTAagtgtgtttttcttttaagcAGTGTGACTTTGATGATATTGTTAAATCTTGTCCTTTGTTTCTGATAAACGGTTTAGTTTGTCATTTGAGCAGCTAAAACTGATTCACACCAAAAGAAGCCTTTGTATGTATGCATATAATATATGTACAAATTCACAACAAATGATGAATATATTGAGAAGTGAAACATGTATAATATGTGTTTGTATTGACATATGATTGGTGTTGTTAATTAGAAGCAGAAGCATGTTTTTGGAAGCTCCCCTGTGGTCCTAATTGTAATGGCCTTCTCGTTTACTTTGTGTACTTCTTTGGCTCTTCTTTCTTCTGCCTCTTTTCTTGCTGCCCATGCGATTTCTTTTATGTACTTGATCCTCTCTTCGTATTTCTTCAACGCTTTCTCCTCTTTTTGCTTATCTTTGCTTTGCTGGAATGTTCAACATGTGCTAATATAATGAGTATTCCATGAATGTCATAAAATCGTTAAGCCGAGAGGCGAAAACAAACCTTATGCTTATCCAGCTTCTGTTTGGCTTTTTGTTTCTTCCGATTTTCCCAGGAATTTATTGTCTCCGTTAACTTCTCATACCTGAAAAGTCATCTCAAAATTGTTAAATGACGGTTCTTtgatacaagaatttgattatGATCCAACTTTGAGGAGGACCTACCTATCTCTGATCTTTTGGAGCTGTTTTATCTTCCATTCATCTGCTTTTGTATCTTTAATGCTTTGCTTCCTAGATGGAGAAGGAAGtggtggaggaggaggaggaggaggaggaggtggtggCGGCCTTAAAGGCTCAGAAGTCTTCAATGTTGGAGGCCTTCTTGGTTCTTCTTGGATCTGATCACCAAGGTTGCTACTCTTTTTCGCCGGTGGTGGTGGCGGCGGAGGGGTGAAAACCTTTTGATGTGGCTCACTTATCTTGTCACCTTGATCACTCTTGGATCTAAACGAACCTACAGATACACGGTTTGCGAATCGAGGCACTTTGAAACTAGTTTTCACAGAAAAAAAGGTGTAACTTGTTGCTCAAGTTATTCTGAGTTGGTGAATAAATACTTATTTACCTGACAATGTTTTGGATGCAAGAGGAGGAAGCGAAATTGGAGATTTTGCACCATCCAACTTGCTTTTACTCCTTGTCAGCGAGATCTCGCGGGGCGTAGTCCTTCTCCTTTCCAGAGGGATTTCTGAGAACTCTTGTGAGTTGATTGCAAATGCAGCAGCAGCTACTGCAGTGACATGCTCAATTGACTCATAATCATGACTCATTTTCCTTGAAAATTGTCTCTGCAACCAACTTGatccctttttcttctctgtGGAAATTTGTCACCGTAGTTTCTCAAATGTTAATCGACTAACTAGCCTTATTTAAGCATCAACCTATAGAGATAACAAAGGATGCAGgggagggaaaaagaaaaaagagttaCATCACCTTTAAAGGATTGAGTCTTTGGTATTTTGTGATCCCTGGTGCTACTCAAATCAGCTTTGTTCTCCTCCTCTGTACCAGTAAATATCTCTCTAACACAAAGTGTTAAGTATAAACAATATTTGTGAAATGAAAAACTACTTTTCTATATATGCGCAGCCTTCATAAGTGGATTATGTTTTCTTCTTGGCATATGGTAGCAACATGGTAACTAAATTAAGGATCCATGCATGTATTGTCCCTTAATTAAACCAAATGTGTGAGTGCTATGAAAATCTTCATGcatgatatgatatgatatatATACAAGTTACCATTCAAGAAGGATTAAGGATTAATTAAGTACTAATTGCATACCAACCTTATTTTATTCAGTACGGTGTCCATTCTTGGTGGGGAATGTTGTTGTTCTTGCTTCCCTTTTTATGAGGAATGCTTTCTTATCCAATGGCAAAATGTTGGTACTTATTTGAATGAATAAAAAGAAGAACCCTTTTTGCTATGATTTATTGGGCAAGCAAGGTCAATAATATACTTTGCATGTGTGTGTATGCTTCAATATTGAGTGCCTTGTGGATTAAGATAGGTATTCTTTTGTTCTTTGGACACCAAATCATTAAGCATAGGACCTTATATTACTTGATCTtgatccatatatatatatatatttatctaATGAAAAAGTCTCCTCAAATTGAATATTGTAGTAAAAGAACAGATGCCAGATTTTCCACTTCAAGTTACTTGTAGCACTTTGCATACATTTTTCAGCTATTCTTTTTAGCCTGAGGAAGATTCCAAAGGGAATAAGCCATCTTGGTTTCAACAATTTATTGAGCATCTATGATCTAGTTGCGGCTAGAAAGTGTTGCAGACCTTTTCTTcagttatatatttatttatttataaataaaataataaatatata is a window from the Arachis stenosperma cultivar V10309 chromosome 3, arast.V10309.gnm1.PFL2, whole genome shotgun sequence genome containing:
- the LOC130969162 gene encoding nodulin-related protein 2-like; the protein is MASEIPEKKEEQHSTSDLFSSAKLVAEAAQANFRGEADKVDKAKAADAAGDLLDAAGQYGKLDDQKGIGQYVDKAADYLHNYQSKEAAAPSSEPPKEAEGEAPKSGGGGGGGLGDFAKLAGGFLK
- the LOC130969160 gene encoding formin-like protein 7 isoform X1, whose translation is MDTVLNKIREIFTGTEEENKADLSSTRDHKIPKTQSFKEKKKGSSWLQRQFSRKMSHDYESIEHVTAVAAAAFAINSQEFSEIPLERRRTTPREISLTRSKSKLDGAKSPISLPPLASKTLSGSFRSKSDQGDKISEPHQKVFTPPPPPPPAKKSSNLGDQIQEEPRRPPTLKTSEPLRPPPPPPPPPPPPPLPSPSRKQSIKDTKADEWKIKQLQKIRDRYEKLTETINSWENRKKQKAKQKLDKHKQSKDKQKEEKALKKYEERIKYIKEIAWAARKEAEERRAKEVHKVNEKAITIRTTGELPKTCFCF
- the LOC130969160 gene encoding formin-like protein 7 isoform X2; its protein translation is MSHDYESIEHVTAVAAAAFAINSQEFSEIPLERRRTTPREISLTRSKSKLDGAKSPISLPPLASKTLSGSFRSKSDQGDKISEPHQKVFTPPPPPPPAKKSSNLGDQIQEEPRRPPTLKTSEPLRPPPPPPPPPPPPPLPSPSRKQSIKDTKADEWKIKQLQKIRDRYEKLTETINSWENRKKQKAKQKLDKHKQSKDKQKEEKALKKYEERIKYIKEIAWAARKEAEERRAKEVHKVNEKAITIRTTGELPKTCFCF
- the LOC130967184 gene encoding uncharacterized protein LOC130967184 produces the protein MFHALNTKGQFASRNLAVKIDMNKAYDRVEWSFLEATLNAFGFNPHWIKLIMMCVSQVSYKIKINGVLSRRFMPQRGLRQGDPLSPYLFIIAAKVFTILMDKAKEEGRISGVKIAPTAPAISYLLFADDCIILSKASEEEVYQLVTILNMYTEASGQRINVDKSGITFGNQVLIRNRVEIEEILGLPAWDQPGKYLGLPAQWGRSKNKALRWIEGRVTVKLCSWREKLLSQSGREVLIKSIIQAISAYAMNVVLFPKGFCHRLCQKVAKFWWASTGKDRGIHWRSWDKICASKRDGGIGFKDFYSQNLAHLAKQSWRVFECPNAVWVQVLKAVYFPNEDFKVTKAGREASWIWKSIVHGKDFLLRNGRWLVGNGERVRILDDNWILNMTNSPVVMNDDVTFIIRTPVSVIGRKDKLSWPFKPDGKYTIKTGYHAARKEQYLANSNSPSTSDDFKDLWRDIWKLKELESTEHALLLYPWTRAAWFGAQIQCCPTAYTISSFGKWVMDLFKSMKIGTGTDYELCSSRVDVVEEPAISFNYDRRTDRRVTWRPPPPGWIKCNVNAAFREVYSGGATSVVFRDHAGSLLTASNHRIAASSPLAAEAFAVREALIMAKNFQLDRIIFESDSLILIQALKSKASIAEIQVILDDILELVRSITNCGFTWVPREGNGLAHEVARLTADGSLQQNWLRCKPQIIINILAEEHYMSLQLANRS